A portion of the Staphylococcus felis genome contains these proteins:
- the rbfA gene encoding 30S ribosome-binding factor RbfA, translating into MNMRAERVGEQMKQELMDIINNKLKDPRVGFLTITEVQPTNDLSLAKVYFTVLGNDKERENTFKGLEKATGFLKTEIAQRMRLRIVPDLQFEYDESIDYGNRIERLIQDLHRKD; encoded by the coding sequence ATGAATATGAGAGCTGAACGTGTGGGTGAACAAATGAAGCAAGAGTTGATGGATATCATCAACAATAAATTAAAAGACCCAAGAGTTGGATTTTTAACAATTACTGAGGTTCAACCAACGAACGATTTATCATTAGCAAAAGTTTATTTTACAGTACTAGGCAATGATAAAGAACGCGAAAATACATTCAAAGGGCTTGAGAAAGCAACAGGCTTTTTAAAAACTGAAATTGCACAACGTATGCGCTTAAGAATCGTTCCAGATTTACAATTTGAATATGACGAGTCTATCGATTATGGCAACCGAATTGAAAGACTCATTCAAGACTTACACCGAAAAGATTAA
- the truB gene encoding tRNA pseudouridine(55) synthase TruB, producing MYEGILPVYKSRGLTSHDVVFKLRKILKTKKIGHTGTLDPEVDGVLPICIGQATKVSDYVMDMGKTYKAEVTVGFSTTTEDQTGDILESANIIPNQFTESQVDEVLNRFKGIITQTPPMYSSVKVNGRKLYEYARNGEDVERPKRQVHILHIERLTELQFNHNVMSFEIEVSCGKGTYIRTLATDIGRALGYPAHMSKLTRTMSGGFTLAQSLSIESIQSMHIENTLQPKLFPLVYGLKALPQFEVGREDLKKRILNGQKLPKKWITIPFERELVMWDTQDKRVLAIYELHPERHEEIKPKKVFH from the coding sequence ATGTATGAAGGCATTTTACCTGTATATAAGTCGAGAGGATTAACAAGTCATGACGTAGTATTTAAATTGAGGAAAATTTTAAAAACGAAAAAGATAGGGCATACTGGTACACTTGATCCGGAAGTAGATGGCGTATTACCTATATGTATTGGGCAAGCGACTAAAGTCAGTGATTATGTTATGGATATGGGGAAAACTTATAAAGCAGAAGTGACTGTTGGTTTCTCAACAACAACAGAAGATCAAACTGGTGATATATTAGAAAGTGCAAATATTATTCCAAATCAATTTACTGAAAGCCAAGTGGACGAGGTACTTAATCGATTCAAAGGGATCATTACGCAAACGCCTCCTATGTATTCCTCTGTTAAAGTAAACGGAAGAAAATTGTATGAATATGCAAGAAATGGTGAAGATGTTGAACGCCCAAAGAGACAAGTGCATATTTTACATATTGAGCGCTTAACTGAGTTACAATTTAATCATAATGTAATGTCTTTTGAAATTGAAGTCAGTTGTGGAAAAGGGACATATATTCGAACGCTTGCTACGGATATAGGGCGTGCTCTAGGGTACCCAGCCCATATGTCAAAATTAACTCGAACGATGAGCGGTGGATTTACCCTAGCACAATCATTATCCATTGAATCCATTCAATCTATGCATATAGAAAACACATTACAACCAAAATTATTTCCACTCGTATATGGACTCAAAGCGCTGCCTCAATTCGAAGTTGGGCGTGAAGATTTAAAAAAACGTATTTTAAATGGACAAAAACTACCTAAAAAATGGATAACAATTCCATTTGAGCGAGAACTCGTCATGTGGGATACTCAAGATAAACGTGTATTAGCCATTTATGAATTGCACCCTGAACGTCATGAGGAGATTAAGCCTAAAAAGGTATTTCATTAA
- the ribF gene encoding riboflavin biosynthesis protein RibF, whose translation MKVIEITHPIQENQFIHEDIAIVLGFFDGLHLGHQALFQKLDEVAKQKKLKKAIMTFDPHPSVVLNPKQKRTTYLTPLEDKIAKLKEKDIDYCIVVNFSSRFAEVSPEAFIRDYLIKNHAKAIIAGFDFTFGKYGKGNMSMMKEYFENVDCITVGKQDLNGEKISTTAIRAALLSGNLAKANEALGYRYQIKGTVVQGEKRGRTIGFPTANIEPSDDYVLPAKGVYAVSLKIGASDKVYRGVCNVGVKPTFHDDLPQVVIEVNIFDFEENIYGERVTIDWHHYLRPELKFDGIDPLVAQMNQDKERAKYLLSVDFEDDIAYNI comes from the coding sequence ATGAAAGTGATTGAAATTACCCATCCGATACAAGAAAATCAGTTTATTCATGAAGATATTGCAATTGTATTAGGCTTTTTTGATGGTTTACATTTAGGCCATCAAGCATTATTTCAAAAACTGGATGAAGTGGCAAAACAAAAGAAACTCAAAAAAGCAATCATGACATTTGATCCGCACCCGTCCGTTGTGTTAAATCCGAAACAAAAGCGGACGACGTATTTAACACCATTAGAAGATAAAATTGCTAAATTGAAAGAAAAAGATATTGATTACTGTATTGTTGTCAATTTTTCTTCTCGTTTTGCTGAAGTTTCACCCGAAGCCTTCATTAGAGACTATTTAATAAAAAATCACGCTAAAGCGATTATTGCAGGGTTTGACTTTACATTCGGTAAATACGGTAAAGGGAATATGTCGATGATGAAAGAATATTTCGAAAATGTCGACTGTATTACGGTAGGTAAACAAGATTTGAACGGAGAAAAAATTTCAACGACTGCAATTCGAGCAGCTTTATTATCAGGAAACTTGGCTAAAGCTAATGAAGCGCTAGGGTATCGCTATCAAATTAAAGGAACTGTTGTACAAGGTGAAAAAAGAGGCCGAACAATTGGATTCCCAACAGCTAATATAGAGCCTTCTGATGATTATGTTTTGCCAGCAAAAGGCGTCTATGCAGTCAGTTTGAAAATAGGCGCAAGTGACAAAGTGTATCGTGGTGTATGTAATGTAGGTGTTAAACCCACATTTCATGATGACCTTCCACAAGTTGTCATTGAAGTGAATATCTTTGATTTTGAGGAAAATATATACGGTGAGCGTGTCACAATTGATTGGCACCATTATTTAAGACCAGAGCTTAAATTCGATGGCATAGATCCATTGGTTGCTCAAATGAATCAGGATAAAGAGCGTGCTAAATATTTACTTTCGGTTGATTTTGAAGATGATATAGCTTATAATATTTAA
- the rpsO gene encoding 30S ribosomal protein S15, translated as MAISQERKNELIKEYRTHETDTGSPEVQIAVLTAEITALNDHLRIHKKDHHSRRGLLKMVGRRRHLLNYLRDKDIQRYRELIKSLGIRR; from the coding sequence ATGGCAATTTCACAAGAACGTAAAAATGAATTAATTAAAGAATATCGTACACACGAAACAGACACTGGTTCACCAGAAGTTCAAATCGCTGTGTTAACTGCTGAAATTACAGCATTAAACGATCACTTACGCATTCACAAAAAAGACCACCATTCACGTCGTGGTTTATTAAAAATGGTAGGTCGTCGTCGTCACTTATTAAATTACTTACGTGACAAAGATATTCAACGTTACCGTGAGTTAATTAAATCATTAGGTATTCGTCGTTAA
- the pnp gene encoding polyribonucleotide nucleotidyltransferase: MSQEKKVFKTEWANQPLTIETGQLAKQANGAALVRYGDTVVLSTATASKEPRDGDFFPLTVNYEEKMYAAGKIPGGFKKREGRPGDDATLTARLIDRPIRPLFPDGYRHDVQIMNIVLSADPNCSPEMAAMIGSSVALSVSDIPFQGPIAGVNVGYVDGQYVINPNLEQKEKSRLDLEVAGHKDAVNMVEAGASEISEAEMLEAIFFGHEEIKRLCAFQEEIIAHLKPEKQEFVPVEKNQSLIDEVTNLTEEKQLKAAIQTFDKKEREYNIETIKQDILSKYENEDDEENEALLSEVSQIVDSLVKEEVRRLIADEKVRPDGRKPDEIRPLSSEVGLLPRTHGSGLFTRGQTQALSVLTLGSISEYQIIDGLGEEEQKRFMHHYNFPNFSVGETGPVRAPGRREIGHGALGERALKYIIPDEKTFPYTVRIVSEVLESNGSSSQASICGSTLALMDAGVPIKAPVAGIAMGLVTRDESYTILTDIQGMEDALGDMDFKVAGTKDGITAIQMDIKIDGLTREVIEEALEQARVGRLAILDHMLATIDQPRKELSAYAPKVEVLIIKPEKIRDVIGPGGKQINEIIDATGVKLDIEQDGTVYIGSTEQEMINQARQWIESIVREAEVGQVYDATVKRIEKFGAFVELFKGKDALVHISQIANERIQKVEDVLKIGDTLKVKVTEIDKQGRVNASHKVLL; this comes from the coding sequence ATGTCTCAAGAAAAAAAGGTATTTAAAACGGAGTGGGCGAACCAACCGTTAACAATAGAAACGGGACAGTTAGCGAAACAAGCTAACGGTGCTGCATTAGTACGTTATGGTGATACAGTTGTACTTTCGACTGCTACTGCCTCTAAAGAACCGAGAGACGGTGACTTTTTCCCGTTAACCGTAAATTATGAAGAAAAAATGTATGCAGCAGGTAAAATTCCAGGTGGATTTAAAAAAAGAGAGGGGCGTCCAGGTGATGATGCGACATTAACGGCACGTTTAATTGACCGTCCTATTCGTCCGTTATTTCCAGATGGTTATCGTCATGATGTGCAAATCATGAATATTGTATTGAGCGCTGATCCAAATTGCTCTCCAGAAATGGCAGCTATGATTGGTTCATCAGTTGCGTTAAGTGTCTCAGATATTCCTTTCCAAGGCCCAATTGCAGGGGTCAATGTTGGATATGTTGACGGACAATATGTGATTAATCCTAATTTAGAGCAAAAAGAAAAATCACGCTTAGATTTAGAGGTTGCTGGACATAAAGATGCTGTGAATATGGTTGAAGCAGGAGCAAGTGAAATTTCTGAAGCTGAAATGTTAGAAGCCATCTTCTTTGGACATGAAGAGATTAAACGTTTATGTGCTTTTCAAGAAGAGATTATTGCGCATTTAAAACCTGAAAAGCAAGAGTTTGTTCCTGTCGAAAAGAACCAATCACTCATTGATGAAGTAACAAACTTAACAGAAGAGAAGCAATTAAAAGCTGCAATACAAACGTTTGATAAAAAAGAACGTGAATATAACATTGAAACGATAAAACAAGATATTTTATCAAAATATGAAAATGAAGATGATGAAGAAAATGAAGCACTATTATCTGAAGTGAGTCAAATTGTAGATAGCTTAGTTAAAGAAGAAGTAAGACGATTAATTGCGGATGAAAAAGTACGTCCAGATGGTCGTAAGCCTGATGAAATTAGACCGTTATCTTCTGAAGTAGGCTTATTACCAAGAACACATGGATCTGGTTTATTCACACGTGGTCAAACACAAGCTTTATCTGTGTTAACGTTAGGTTCTATTTCAGAGTATCAAATTATTGATGGCTTAGGTGAAGAAGAACAAAAACGATTTATGCACCATTATAATTTCCCTAATTTCTCAGTAGGTGAAACAGGGCCTGTACGTGCACCAGGACGTCGTGAAATTGGACACGGTGCACTAGGGGAACGTGCTTTGAAATATATTATTCCAGACGAAAAAACGTTTCCATACACTGTTCGTATCGTAAGTGAAGTACTTGAATCAAACGGTTCATCATCACAAGCATCTATTTGTGGCTCAACACTTGCTTTAATGGATGCAGGTGTGCCAATTAAAGCGCCTGTTGCAGGTATTGCGATGGGATTAGTGACACGTGATGAAAGCTATACGATTTTAACAGATATTCAAGGCATGGAAGATGCTTTAGGTGATATGGACTTCAAAGTGGCAGGTACTAAAGACGGTATTACTGCGATTCAAATGGATATTAAGATTGACGGTCTTACTAGAGAGGTCATAGAAGAGGCGTTAGAACAAGCTAGAGTCGGTCGACTTGCAATATTAGATCATATGCTTGCAACAATTGATCAACCACGTAAAGAATTAAGCGCATATGCGCCGAAAGTTGAAGTTTTGATAATCAAGCCTGAAAAAATTCGCGATGTCATTGGTCCAGGTGGTAAACAAATCAATGAAATTATTGACGCAACGGGTGTTAAGTTAGATATTGAACAAGATGGTACGGTTTATATAGGTTCAACTGAACAAGAAATGATTAACCAAGCACGTCAATGGATTGAAAGTATCGTGCGTGAGGCTGAAGTAGGCCAAGTTTATGACGCAACTGTTAAACGTATTGAAAAATTCGGTGCATTTGTTGAATTGTTCAAAGGTAAAGATGCATTAGTACACATATCTCAAATTGCAAATGAACGAATTCAAAAAGTAGAAGATGTTTTAAAAATTGGAGATACGCTTAAAGTGAAGGTAACTGAAATCGACAAACAAGGTCGTGTTAATGCTTCTCATAAAGTGTTGCTATAA
- the rnjB gene encoding ribonuclease J2 codes for MNLVKKKNKNIRIIPLGGVGEIAKNMYIVEVDDEMFMLDAGLMFPEDEMLGVDIVIPDIQYVLEHKHKIKGIFLTHGHEHAIGAVSYVLEQIDAPVYGSKLTIGLVKESLKARKIDKKIRYYVVNNESVMRFKGVNVTFFNTTHSIPDSLGVCIHTSYGAIVYTGEFKFDQSLHGHYAPDLKKMTEIGEASVFALLSDSTEAEKPGYNTPENVIESHMFDAFTKVRGRLIVSCYASNFIRIQQVLNIASKLNRKVSFLGRSLESSFNIARKMGYFNIPKDLLIPITEVENYPNNEVIIIATGTQGEPIEALSQMARQKHKIMNIQKGDSVFLAITASANMEVIIGNTLNELVRAGAHILPNNKKIHASSHGCMEELKMMLNIMKPEYFIPVQGEFKMQIAHAKLASESGVAPEKIFLAESGDVINFDGTDMLLNEKVHAGNVLIDGIGVGDVGNIVLRDRHLLAEDGIFIAVVTLDPKNKRIAAGPEIQSRGFVYVRESEALLKEAEEKVREIVEAGLQEKRIEWSEIKQNMRDQISKLLFESTKRRPMIIPVISEI; via the coding sequence TTGAATTTAGTAAAAAAGAAAAATAAAAATATTCGTATTATACCACTTGGTGGTGTAGGCGAAATTGCGAAAAATATGTATATTGTTGAAGTCGATGATGAAATGTTTATGTTAGATGCTGGGCTAATGTTCCCTGAAGATGAGATGTTAGGTGTCGATATTGTTATTCCTGATATCCAGTATGTGTTAGAACATAAACACAAAATTAAAGGGATCTTTTTAACACATGGCCATGAGCATGCAATTGGAGCAGTTTCGTACGTGCTTGAACAAATTGATGCACCTGTCTATGGTTCTAAACTGACTATTGGCCTTGTTAAAGAAAGTTTAAAAGCGCGTAAAATCGATAAAAAAATTCGCTATTATGTTGTGAATAATGAATCAGTGATGCGATTTAAAGGTGTAAACGTCACATTCTTTAATACAACGCATAGTATTCCTGATAGTTTAGGCGTATGTATCCATACGTCCTACGGTGCGATTGTGTATACTGGTGAATTTAAGTTTGATCAAAGTTTACACGGGCATTATGCACCTGACTTAAAGAAAATGACAGAAATTGGAGAAGCTAGTGTTTTTGCTCTATTAAGTGATTCGACTGAAGCTGAAAAGCCGGGGTACAATACACCTGAAAATGTTATTGAAAGCCATATGTTTGATGCGTTTACAAAAGTAAGAGGACGATTAATTGTTTCATGTTATGCATCTAACTTTATACGTATTCAACAAGTCTTAAATATTGCGAGCAAGTTAAATCGTAAAGTATCGTTTTTAGGACGTTCATTGGAAAGTTCATTCAATATTGCTCGTAAAATGGGTTACTTCAATATACCTAAAGATTTATTAATTCCAATCACTGAAGTTGAAAATTATCCGAACAATGAGGTTATTATTATTGCGACAGGTACACAGGGTGAGCCTATTGAAGCATTAAGTCAAATGGCAAGACAAAAACATAAAATCATGAATATTCAAAAGGGAGATTCGGTCTTTTTAGCGATAACTGCTTCGGCTAATATGGAAGTGATTATCGGGAATACCTTAAATGAACTTGTCCGTGCAGGAGCACATATACTCCCTAATAATAAAAAGATACACGCCTCAAGCCACGGTTGCATGGAAGAGCTTAAGATGATGCTTAATATTATGAAGCCCGAGTATTTCATCCCTGTCCAAGGAGAGTTTAAAATGCAAATCGCACATGCTAAATTAGCGAGCGAGAGTGGTGTAGCACCTGAAAAGATATTTTTAGCTGAGTCGGGTGATGTCATTAACTTTGATGGTACAGACATGTTATTAAATGAAAAGGTGCATGCAGGTAATGTTTTAATTGATGGTATCGGTGTAGGTGATGTCGGCAACATCGTCTTAAGAGATCGTCATTTATTAGCAGAAGACGGTATCTTCATTGCTGTCGTTACATTAGATCCAAAAAACAAACGTATTGCTGCAGGACCTGAAATTCAATCACGAGGTTTCGTTTATGTACGTGAGAGTGAAGCGTTACTAAAAGAAGCAGAAGAAAAGGTTCGTGAAATTGTAGAAGCGGGATTACAAGAGAAGCGTATCGAATGGTCAGAAATAAAGCAAAATATGCGAGACCAAATTAGTAAATTATTGTTTGAGAGTACAAAACGTCGTCCGATGATTATACCAGTTATATCAGAAATATAA
- a CDS encoding DNA translocase FtsK has protein sequence MPKAKKRNTKSARGKKRSSNKKNNETPLRFGLAIIFVVLLMLGIFQLGIVGIGIDSFFNYLFGWARYLVYVLFMLAIGFLAYNGKLPKTRRLTGSIFLAIALLFVFQLYYLLMSGEQAKREPVLSYVYKSYQLSYFPNFGGGLFGYYLVELLTPLISIAGVVLVTLLLLISSVILLQKKRHRDVSKSVFEKSKSRMFKAYTSYHTHSEKRKLKRNEKRELKRQQQEQQPKNVSDFPEIPMNDADHDVSDFPNIPIFNSKDHYDATSQSEAETDTISDQKIKATPSDTRQTKRPSINDNKQDHSKVPQSQNEGTIAEAGEIENQSYQLPPLTLLNDPKKQTTTSKAEVQRKGKLLETTLTNFGVKAKVTQIKIGPAVTQYEVQPAQGVKVSRIVNLHSDLALALAAKDIRIEAPIPGKSAVGIEVPNSKISLVTLKEVLDEKFPTQNKLEVALGRDISGEPITAELNKMPHLLVAGSTGSGKSVCINGIITSILLNAKPHEVKLMMIDPKMVELNVYNGIPHLLTPVVTNPHKASQALEKVVSEMERRYDLFQHSGTRNIEGYNAFLKVKNQELDEKEPLLPYIVVIVDELADLMMVAGKDVETAITRITQMARAAGIHLIIATQRPSVDVITGLIKNNIPSRIAFAVSSQTDSRTIIDSGGAEKLLGKGDMLFVKNGGSSRTRVQGAFLSDNEVQKVVDYVVQQQRANYVKEMEPDAQTDQSQSDSDDPLYHEAYLFVVEKQKASTSLLQRQFRIGYNRASRIMDDLEANQVIGPQKGSKPRQVLVDFNEGEV, from the coding sequence ATGCCGAAAGCGAAAAAGCGTAATACGAAAAGTGCACGTGGTAAAAAGCGTTCATCTAATAAGAAGAATAATGAGACTCCATTGCGTTTCGGATTGGCAATCATTTTTGTAGTCCTTTTAATGTTAGGTATTTTTCAATTAGGTATCGTTGGTATTGGAATAGATAGCTTTTTCAATTATTTATTTGGATGGGCACGTTATTTAGTTTATGTCTTATTTATGTTAGCGATTGGATTTCTTGCATATAATGGTAAGTTGCCTAAAACAAGACGATTGACTGGATCAATCTTTTTAGCTATTGCTTTATTATTTGTATTTCAGCTTTACTATTTATTAATGAGTGGAGAGCAGGCTAAACGTGAGCCAGTTTTATCGTATGTATATAAAAGTTATCAACTTTCCTATTTCCCTAATTTTGGAGGGGGATTATTTGGGTATTATTTAGTAGAGTTACTTACACCATTAATCTCAATTGCTGGTGTGGTACTTGTGACTCTTCTTTTATTGATTTCAAGTGTGATACTACTTCAGAAAAAAAGACATCGAGATGTGTCGAAGTCTGTGTTTGAAAAATCGAAAAGCCGAATGTTCAAAGCATATACTTCATATCATACACATAGTGAAAAACGAAAATTGAAGCGCAATGAGAAACGTGAATTAAAAAGACAACAACAAGAGCAACAACCTAAAAATGTATCAGACTTTCCAGAAATACCTATGAATGATGCTGATCATGATGTTTCTGATTTCCCTAATATACCGATTTTCAATTCTAAGGATCATTATGATGCTACATCTCAATCTGAAGCTGAAACAGATACAATTTCAGACCAAAAAATAAAAGCAACACCTTCTGATACCCGACAAACTAAGCGTCCAAGCATCAATGATAACAAGCAAGATCATTCTAAAGTGCCTCAATCTCAAAATGAAGGAACAATTGCTGAAGCAGGCGAAATTGAAAATCAATCATATCAGCTTCCACCATTAACATTACTGAATGATCCTAAAAAGCAAACGACAACTTCAAAAGCTGAAGTTCAACGTAAAGGCAAACTTTTAGAAACAACACTCACTAATTTTGGTGTTAAAGCTAAAGTGACGCAAATCAAAATTGGTCCTGCTGTTACGCAATATGAGGTTCAACCAGCCCAAGGTGTGAAAGTGAGTCGTATTGTTAATTTGCATAGTGATTTAGCTTTGGCTCTAGCAGCTAAAGATATACGTATTGAAGCACCAATACCAGGGAAGTCAGCAGTAGGGATTGAAGTGCCGAATTCAAAGATTTCTTTAGTTACATTGAAAGAAGTATTAGATGAAAAATTCCCTACTCAAAACAAGCTTGAAGTGGCTTTGGGAAGAGATATTTCTGGCGAGCCGATAACTGCTGAATTGAATAAAATGCCACATCTACTCGTAGCTGGGTCGACAGGAAGTGGGAAATCAGTGTGTATCAATGGCATCATTACAAGTATTTTACTTAATGCCAAACCGCATGAAGTCAAATTAATGATGATTGACCCCAAAATGGTTGAACTCAATGTGTACAATGGTATTCCTCACTTACTCACACCTGTAGTTACAAATCCTCACAAAGCATCACAAGCATTAGAAAAAGTTGTAAGTGAAATGGAACGCCGATATGATTTATTCCAGCACTCTGGCACACGCAATATTGAAGGTTATAATGCATTTTTAAAAGTCAAAAATCAAGAATTAGACGAAAAAGAGCCGCTTTTACCTTATATTGTAGTTATTGTGGATGAGTTAGCAGACTTGATGATGGTTGCAGGAAAAGATGTCGAAACAGCGATTACGCGTATTACACAAATGGCACGTGCAGCAGGGATACATCTTATTATAGCTACACAACGTCCGTCTGTAGATGTAATTACAGGATTGATAAAAAATAATATCCCATCAAGAATTGCATTTGCTGTAAGTTCACAAACCGATTCGAGAACGATTATTGATAGTGGTGGTGCAGAGAAATTATTAGGTAAAGGTGATATGCTATTCGTTAAAAACGGAGGATCTTCCAGAACACGTGTACAAGGTGCATTTTTAAGTGATAATGAAGTCCAAAAAGTAGTTGATTATGTAGTACAACAACAAAGAGCCAATTATGTAAAAGAGATGGAGCCTGATGCTCAAACAGATCAATCACAATCTGATAGCGACGATCCTTTATACCATGAAGCATACTTATTTGTTGTTGAAAAACAAAAGGCAAGTACTTCTTTGTTACAAAGACAATTTAGAATAGGCTACAATCGTGCTTCAAGAATTATGGATGATTTAGAAGCAAACCAAGTGATAGGTCCACAAAAAGGAAGTAAACCAAGACAAGTATTAGTTGATTTTAATGAAGGAGAGGTTTAA
- a CDS encoding GntR family transcriptional regulator, producing MSVNLNINKVKDWILKGIEAEQIKPGESLPGLLELARTCEVSIDEVQEAIRELVTEQIITENFEEGASVKIPQPFFYPLDELMSIGRMISEKGYKHGTIFLSLAEEVASHEDTKLMNLASNTKITVIERIRTANNSPVVYCLDKVNANILEHFGGHDQQMSILKAIEAVTEKEIAYAETEIESISYEPYISETLNADPKDGLMLLKQIHYTKDGAPILYSLNYFKSSLVKFRTIRKRL from the coding sequence ATGTCTGTAAACTTAAATATTAATAAAGTAAAAGACTGGATTCTTAAAGGCATAGAGGCTGAACAAATCAAACCTGGTGAATCTTTACCAGGTTTATTAGAATTAGCCCGAACGTGTGAGGTTTCAATTGATGAGGTTCAAGAAGCGATTCGTGAATTGGTAACTGAACAAATCATCACTGAAAATTTTGAAGAAGGTGCGAGTGTTAAAATACCTCAGCCATTTTTCTATCCTTTAGATGAACTCATGAGCATTGGGAGAATGATTTCTGAAAAAGGTTATAAGCATGGTACAATCTTTTTGAGTTTAGCAGAAGAAGTGGCATCACATGAAGATACCAAATTGATGAACCTCGCTTCCAATACTAAAATAACAGTCATTGAACGTATTCGTACTGCAAATAATAGCCCAGTAGTGTATTGTCTTGATAAAGTAAATGCTAACATTCTTGAACATTTTGGTGGACATGATCAACAGATGTCGATTTTAAAGGCCATTGAGGCAGTGACAGAAAAAGAAATTGCATATGCAGAAACTGAAATTGAATCAATTAGTTATGAGCCGTATATTTCTGAGACACTTAACGCAGATCCGAAAGACGGTTTAATGTTATTAAAGCAAATTCATTATACGAAAGATGGCGCACCTATTTTGTATTCGCTAAATTATTTTAAAAGTAGTCTTGTGAAGTTTCGCACGATTAGAAAACGTCTATAA
- the yfmF gene encoding EF-P 5-aminopentanol modification-associated protein YfmF: MLNHKNSKNSNIRVYQTNKFKTATITFKFMAPLDTQTMTKRSLLSKLLVRATKKYPTDKSLNQYLSKLYGAYLNSYVSKFKDRHVITIALEIVNERYLLDDEPLLEKGIALLKEVILNPLIINESFDETYVRQEKSLLKKKLAALEDNKSQIAFIRLLKHMFGDHPYRYMAAGELNMIDDVTASDIFETYMSMLENDYCSVYIVGNVDQATATKHIESEFNVKPFTYETIQFKETAPQHQTPNEIIETDDVDQAKLNMGFRFNTSMGHPDFYALVVFNMMFGGDPSSVLFNEVREQKSLAYSIHSQIDGKNGFLFVTSGVSTKEYVLAKDTIIEAFEKFRQGQFSDEQLNLAKKIILSHRKEGKDRPKSITEMMHNQILMTLDEPFETKISNVSKKDIQRICTEAIIDTTYILTKRGEANA; this comes from the coding sequence TTGTTAAATCATAAAAATTCAAAAAATAGTAATATACGCGTTTATCAAACAAATAAATTTAAAACAGCAACGATAACGTTTAAGTTTATGGCACCGTTAGACACCCAAACAATGACAAAACGTTCACTACTAAGTAAGTTATTAGTCAGGGCAACAAAGAAATATCCGACTGATAAGTCACTCAATCAATACTTGTCGAAATTATATGGTGCCTATCTAAACAGTTACGTTTCTAAATTCAAGGACAGACATGTGATTACGATCGCCTTAGAAATTGTCAATGAGCGATATCTCCTTGATGATGAACCTTTATTAGAAAAAGGTATAGCACTTTTAAAAGAAGTAATATTGAATCCACTCATAATCAATGAGTCATTTGATGAAACGTACGTTAGGCAAGAAAAAAGTTTATTAAAGAAAAAATTAGCAGCATTAGAAGATAACAAATCGCAAATTGCATTTATACGATTACTTAAACATATGTTTGGAGACCACCCATATCGTTATATGGCAGCAGGGGAACTTAACATGATTGATGATGTAACTGCTTCAGATATTTTTGAAACATATATGTCAATGCTTGAAAATGATTATTGTTCAGTTTACATAGTAGGTAATGTGGATCAGGCTACTGCAACAAAACATATTGAGTCAGAGTTTAATGTTAAACCATTTACATATGAAACTATTCAATTCAAAGAAACTGCGCCGCAACATCAAACGCCAAATGAAATTATAGAAACAGACGATGTTGACCAAGCCAAACTAAATATGGGTTTTCGATTTAATACGTCTATGGGACATCCGGATTTTTATGCACTTGTTGTGTTTAACATGATGTTTGGTGGTGATCCATCATCAGTACTTTTTAATGAAGTGCGTGAACAAAAAAGTTTAGCATATTCTATACATTCTCAAATTGATGGTAAGAATGGGTTTTTATTTGTGACAAGTGGTGTATCGACGAAAGAGTATGTTTTAGCTAAAGATACGATAATTGAAGCATTTGAGAAGTTTAGACAAGGCCAGTTTTCAGATGAACAGTTGAATCTTGCTAAAAAAATTATTTTGTCACACCGTAAAGAAGGTAAAGACAGACCGAAAAGTATTACTGAGATGATGCATAATCAAATTTTAATGACTTTAGATGAACCGTTTGAAACAAAAATTTCAAACGTTTCTAAAAAAGATATCCAAAGAATATGTACTGAAGCAATTATAGATACAACATATATTTTAACAAAGCGTGGTGAAGCGAATGCGTAA